In the genome of Bradyrhizobium ottawaense, the window CCTCGCCGCAGGCGCGTCATGGACGGGATCGCGCGTGAGGTGCGGGCCGTCGCGGAGCAGCTTCGCATCGAATCCTTCTTTCACCGCCGCCCCGGACAGCTTTCGGGCGGGCAACGGCAGCGCGTCGCGCTCGGCCGCGCAATGGTGCGTCATCCGCAGGCTTTCCTGATGGACGAGCCATTGTCGAACCTCGACGCCAAGCTGCGTGTGCACATGCGTGGCGAGCTGACCGAGCTGCACGCGCGTCTCGGCGCTACGATGATCTACGTGACACACGACCAGATCGAAGCGATGACGATGTCCGATCGCCTTGCCGTGATGGATCACGGCAACATACTCCAGCTCGGCACCCCCGCCGAGGTCTACGAACGGCCCGCCACGACTGCGGTCGCGCAGTTCATTGGCAGTCCGGCGATCAATCTATTTCCGGCCCATGTGGGCCCCGGCGGCCAGGTCGAGCTGCTCGGCCGGACGCTGCCGATCGATGTCCGCAACGCGCCGACGCCGGAACTGACGGTCGGCGTGCGTCCGGAAGCAATGCGGATCGGAGGCGGACCGTGCGCCGTCACGTGCAGGTTCCGGCGCCGCGAAAATCTCGGCTCGGAAAGCATCCTTCAATTCGATCTCGCGGCCTCCCCGGAAGTGGCGGTGCTCTGCCGGGTCGACAACAGCATCCCCATCCCCGAGGGCGAAGTCCCGCTGGCCTTCGAGCCACGGGATTGCCACGTCTTCGACAACAACGGCCGCCGCCTCGAGGTGGAAAGCCGCAATGCAGCCGGCCGCGATGTGCGCCGCGCGAGCGAGGCCCGATGACCACGGTCGCTGCTCAAGTCACTCCGCTCGACGCGGCGCCGCCAGCCGGCCGCCAGCGATGGGTCGAGCGGTTCGCGGGCTTGGGCTTTGCCGCGCCGGCCTTCATCCTGCTGGTCCTGACGAATCTGGCGCCGCTGGCTGCTCTCGCCTTCCTGAGCTTCACCAACTACGAGCTGGGTGCGCTCGACTTCTCGTTCGTCGGTTTCAAGAACTTCGGCGCGGCGCTACAGGATCCCGTGATTCGACGCTCGGTTACCAATACCCTGCTCTACGTGGCGATTGTCGTGCCCGGCGGCGTCCTGATCTCGCTGCTGGTCGCAATCCTGATCCACCAGCGCAAGCGCACGCGCAGCCTCTATGAGGTTATCTATTTTCTCCCCGTCACCTCGACGCTCATCGCAATGGCCACGATGTGGCAGTTCCTGCTGCACCCGACCCTGGGGCTCATCAATCAGGCGCTCAAGGGACTGGGGTTCGCGGAGACAGCTTTCCTGAGCGAGCCGCGCCTCGTCATCCCGACGCTCGCCGCGATCGGCATCTGGCAGCTCGTCGGCTTCAACATGGTGCTGTTTCTCGCCGGCCTCTCGGCTATTCCCCGCGATCTCTACGAAGCCGTCGATATCGATGGCGCGAGCCACCCCATTGACCGCTTCCTGAAAGTGACGTGGCCGATGCTCGGTCCGACGACGATGTTCGTGACCGTGACGACCTTCATCACCGCCTTCAAGATCTTCGACACGGTTGCGGTGATGACGCGTGGAGGCCCCGGAGGCGCATCCGAGGTGCTGCTGTATGCCATCTATCTGGAGGGGTTTCAGTACTTCCACATGAGCTATGCGGCGACGCTCACGCTGGTCTTCCTGGCGTTCACCCTCGTGTTCTCGGTGCTGCAGACCTTCATCCTCGACCGACGGGTGCACTATTGATGCGCACATCGGCCACGATCACTCGCCCGCCGACGCCGGTGGCGATCCGGATGCGGCGCCTCGTGTCGCTTGCGCTCGTCCATGCGGTGCTGATCGGCGGCGCCGTCTTCATGCTGCTGCCGTTCGTTTTCATGCTGACGAGCGCGATCAAGCCGCCGGGCGAGATCTTCGAGGCGACGTTCCGGCTCTGGCCGCGCCAGTTCTACGGATGGCAGAATTTCGAATCTGCCCTGAGCACCGCGCCACTGCTGCGTTTTCTGCTCAACGGACTCATCGTCTGCGGCGGAATCCTCGTCGTCCAGCTGCTGGTCGCAATTCCCTGCGCCTATGCGCTCGCCAAGCTGAAGTTTCCGGGACGGCCGATCCTGTTTTCGCTGGTCCTGCTCGGACTCTGCATTCCGGTCCAGGCGCCCTCGCTCCCGCTCTACATCGCGTTCGCCGAACTCGGCATCCTCAACACCTACCTCTCGATGATGATGCCCTTCTTCCTGTCGGTGTTCGCGATTTTCCTGTTCCGCCAGTTCTTCAAGTCCTATCCGGATGAGATCATCCAGGCCGCGCGGCTCGACGGCGTCGGTGAGTTCGAAATCGTGTGGCGCATCGTCGTGCCGAGCGCATGGCCGGCGATCGCGGCGTTTTCGATCTTCTCTGTCGTGGCGCACTGGAACGACCTGTATTGGCCGCTCATCGTCGTCTCCGACACCAAGCTCGCGACGCCGCCGCTCGGCATGATGTATTTCGCCGATTCCGAGTTGGGCTCGAATTACGGGGCGCTCGCCGCCGGCGCCACCATCATCACGGCGCCGCTGGTCATCGCGTTCCTGATCGCGCGGCGGCATTTCCTTGCCGGCATCACGATGACCGGAATCAAATGACTTCAACAACCGCTAGGGAGACACCGTCATGCTGCATCGCCGAGACCTCCTGAAAAGCGCCGCGGCCGTTGGGACGACCGCGCTTTCAAGCCCGCTCCTGACGCGATCGGCCCACGCGCAGGACGTTACGCTGGATGTCCTTTATGCCTTTCCTGCCTTCGCGAAATTCCATGAGCCGATCGCCCAGGAGTTCACGAAGCGGCAGTCGGGCATCAAGATCCAGTTCCGGGCACCGGCGGCGAGCTATGACGAAGGTCATCAGACTATGCTGCGGCAGGCCGTCACCAACCAGCTGCCCGACGTCTACTATTCGGGTTATCACCTCCTCGCCGAGCTTGTGCGCACGCTGGTGAAACGCAACCAGATCACCGAGGTCGCCTCGCTGCTGCAGAAGGAGGACGCCGCCTGGCGCAAGGCCAACTATTCCGACGGAATCCTGGCCCTCGGGGCGGTCGACGGCAAGATCTACGGCCTCGCATTCAATGCGTCGCTGCCGGTCATCTATTTCAACACGCAGCTCGTGAAGGAGGCGGGCGGCGATCCGGACAGGATGCCCGACAACTGGACGGACATGATCGCGCTCGCCGTCAACATCAAGAGCAAGGGACCCGATGTCGCCGGCATAGCCTATAACATCCATGACTGGCCCGACGACTGGCTGTTCCGTTCCCTGATCCTGCAAGGTGGCGGGCAGATGCTCGACGCGTCGGAAACCACTGCCGGTTTCGGCAAGGATGCCGGGCTGAAGGCTCTGGTCCACTGCCGGCGGTTCGTGGCCGATGCCAAGATGCCGCTGATCGATTGGGACTCCTCGCGCCAGCAGTTCATCGCCGGGAAAATCGGCATCTTCGCCGACACGCCGGCCCGGTTGCGCCAGGTCACGGATCTGATCGGCGACAAGTTCACCTTGCGCACCTGCACCTTCCCGATCGACGACAAGCAGAAAGGTGGGCTGCCCACCGGCGGCAACGCGGCAATCATCACGGCGAAAGATCCGGCGAAGCAGCGGGCCGCCTGGGAGTTCCTGAAATTCGTGAGCGGACCTGAAGCGCAGAAAATCGTGGTGGAGACCACGGGCTACATGCCGACCAATTTGCGCGCCTCGGGGCCCGACTTCCTGGCTCCGTTTTACGACAAGAACCCGAATTTCCGCACCGTGTCGCAGCAGATCGAGCGCGCGAAGCCATGGCAGGGCTATCCGGGCGGACAGTCCGTGAAGATCTGGCGCACGCAGCGCGAGATCATCCATGCCGTCATGCGCGGCGAGACGACCGCCGAGGCCGGGCTCGATCGCATGGTCAAGGAAAGCAACGCCTTGATGAAGAGTTCGTAAGCAACGGACAGCCGCCCACAGCAGGTGACCAAGCGCTGTTAAAGGCCCTTCTCCCCGGAACAGGACTCCCGTGTTCATCATTGCCCAGCTGAGCGACTTCCATGTGCGTCCGCATGGCAGGAAAGCTTACGGCGACATCGATACCAACGCGATGTTTCACGACGCGATCGACGCCGTGCTGAACCTCGGTCCGCAACCCGACTGCGTCGTGGTCAGCGGCGATCTGACCGACTGCGGGCTCGAGGAGGAATACGAGATTGTCGCCGCCGGCCTGGCAAGGCTGCCGATGCCGGTATTCGTCATTCCCGGCAACCACGACCGGCGCGAGCAGTTCATACGGTCGCTGCGATCACGCCACCGCTATCTTCCGTCCGACGGCTTCATCAACTTTGTCGTGGATGAGTTCCCGGTCCGGCTGATTTTCCTCGACAGCGTCGAGGTCGGACAGATCCACGGGACCTTCTGCGCGGCGCGGCAACAATGGCTGCGCGAAGTGCTCGCGGAAGGCCCCAGCAAGCCGACGGTCATTATCATTCATCATCCGCCGTTCCTCGTCGGAGCCGACGGAATGGACGAGCTCGGTATCAGCAACGCTACAGCGCTCAACGCAATCATCAAGGACCATCCGGACACCGAACGTGTGCTGTGCGGTCACTATCACCGCTCGATCACGGTGCGCTACGCGGGGACCGTGGGCTATGTGGCGCCGAGCACGGCGCACCAGGTCGCGCTCGACCTGCGGCCAGGTCGCGGTAACCGCTTCATCAAGGAGCCGCCGGGATTTGCCTTGCACTGTTGGCGGCCAGACATGGGCATCAGCAGCCATCTCGTCCCGATCGGAGACTTTGGTCGTCCGTTCGACATCGCGCCCGATCGGGACGATCCAGGAACCGAGGAGCGCAAGAGCCTTCCGACGCTGCTATGGCGCGCAGAGGCCGTCGTTGCTGAGGCTGCAGCCAGGCTGGTCGCGATGCAATCCACGCCGCTACGCACAGAGCGCAAGGACGGGCTCGATATCGTCACCGAGGCGGATCTTGCCTCCGAGGCGATCGTCGTCGCGGGCTTGAAGGCGCTGACGCCGGGTGCCGGCATCCTGGCCGAGGAGAGCGGCGCGAGCCAAGGGGACAATGCGGCGCGCTGGATCATCGATCCGCTCGACGGCACGATCAACTACGCGCAGGGACTGCCGTGGTTTTCCGTGACGGTCGCCTACGAGGTCGACGGTGAGACGAAACTTGGCCTGATCAACGCTCCCAAGATCGGACTGACTGCGCGCTATCTCGCGGGGGAAGGCGCAACGATCGATGGCGTGCCCGCCCGCGTCTCCACGACGCGTTCGCTGTCAGATGCGGTCGTCTCGGTGATTCTGACCTCGCATTTCTCGCCCGACGAAGTCCAGCGGACGACGCGTGTAATCGAACTGCTCGGCAAAGTGGCGCGCGGCGTGCGTATCGTCGTCTCGGGCGCCTTCGAGACGACGATGGTGGCCTCGGGTCGCCTGGACGGCTTTGTCTCATTGAAAGCCGACATCGTTTCGCACGCTGCCGCGTTGCCGATGGTATGGGCCGGCGGCGGGAAGGTCACGACACTGACGGGGCGTCCGTGCAGCAACGACGATCTCGACAAGATCGCCTCCAACGGATTGATCCATGAGGAACTGCTGACTCTCCTGCGCCAGGCGCTGCGATGACGGAGTTTTATCTCGGAAACAGCTTATCGCGGATGTAGCGCGACGTCGGGGTCAGTCTGGCGCCGCGCGGCTTGCGCCAAACCGCTCGATCGATCTCCTTCTTGTCGCCGACCTTCAGGCGCCCCGACACCTTCTTGGCCAGGAAGATCGCATCACTCATCCGCCGGCCGGTTCGGCTCTTTCTCGCCTTCACTTCCTTCCATAGTTTCAACGGCCCGAGCTTCAGCTTGGGAAGCTCCTCCTTGATCTCGCGACGAAGGCATCTCCTGTCGCTCTCGCCTGCTCGCCTTCGGCCGCCGGGAAACATCCAGAGCCCGTCGCGCCTGCGTCTGACCATCAGGACGCGTCCCTTTCTTGCGACGACCAGCTTCGACGATTTCGCCATTGGCACCAGTCCTGCCGAGCACTTGCGAGAGAGCGCTCAATCTACGGGCAGATGATCGCCTTGATGATGCCGTCGCGCCGCGCGACCTGCTGCTCGAACGCGGCAGGCGTCTGGTCGAGCGAGAAACGATGCGTGGCCAGCGGCGCCAGCTTGACCTGCCCGCCTTGCGCAAGCGCGATGGCGCGCGGATAAACTTCCGGCATGCGCCGTGAAAACTTGATCGACAGGCCCTTTCGACGCGACTCCGCGCCGCTGAGGACGTACTGATTATTCTCCGGGATGCCGACGAGGACGACCCGGCCACCGATGCGGGCGCAGCGGGCCGCATGCTCGAAGCCGTGCGATGAGTCGGTTGCCTCGATCACCAGATCGACGCCGCGGCCTTCGGTGGCGTCCCCGACCTCGGCGTAGCTGCGGCACGCCACGTCAGCCCCGAGG includes:
- a CDS encoding ABC transporter substrate-binding protein; this encodes MLHRRDLLKSAAAVGTTALSSPLLTRSAHAQDVTLDVLYAFPAFAKFHEPIAQEFTKRQSGIKIQFRAPAASYDEGHQTMLRQAVTNQLPDVYYSGYHLLAELVRTLVKRNQITEVASLLQKEDAAWRKANYSDGILALGAVDGKIYGLAFNASLPVIYFNTQLVKEAGGDPDRMPDNWTDMIALAVNIKSKGPDVAGIAYNIHDWPDDWLFRSLILQGGGQMLDASETTAGFGKDAGLKALVHCRRFVADAKMPLIDWDSSRQQFIAGKIGIFADTPARLRQVTDLIGDKFTLRTCTFPIDDKQKGGLPTGGNAAIITAKDPAKQRAAWEFLKFVSGPEAQKIVVETTGYMPTNLRASGPDFLAPFYDKNPNFRTVSQQIERAKPWQGYPGGQSVKIWRTQREIIHAVMRGETTAEAGLDRMVKESNALMKSS
- a CDS encoding ABC transporter ATP-binding protein; the encoded protein is MAGLTLRGIHKAFGDTAVLNDIDLDIADGEFLTLVGPSGCGKSTLLRIIAGLESQDRGSVSIGGTSVDHLRPHERRIAMVFQNYALYPHMSVFDNIALPLTMTRLNLFERLPLMRQLSPRRRRVMDGIAREVRAVAEQLRIESFFHRRPGQLSGGQRQRVALGRAMVRHPQAFLMDEPLSNLDAKLRVHMRGELTELHARLGATMIYVTHDQIEAMTMSDRLAVMDHGNILQLGTPAEVYERPATTAVAQFIGSPAINLFPAHVGPGGQVELLGRTLPIDVRNAPTPELTVGVRPEAMRIGGGPCAVTCRFRRRENLGSESILQFDLAASPEVAVLCRVDNSIPIPEGEVPLAFEPRDCHVFDNNGRRLEVESRNAAGRDVRRASEAR
- a CDS encoding NUDIX hydrolase, giving the protein MAKSSKLVVARKGRVLMVRRRRDGLWMFPGGRRRAGESDRRCLRREIKEELPKLKLGPLKLWKEVKARKSRTGRRMSDAIFLAKKVSGRLKVGDKKEIDRAVWRKPRGARLTPTSRYIRDKLFPR
- a CDS encoding carbohydrate ABC transporter permease — protein: MRRLVSLALVHAVLIGGAVFMLLPFVFMLTSAIKPPGEIFEATFRLWPRQFYGWQNFESALSTAPLLRFLLNGLIVCGGILVVQLLVAIPCAYALAKLKFPGRPILFSLVLLGLCIPVQAPSLPLYIAFAELGILNTYLSMMMPFFLSVFAIFLFRQFFKSYPDEIIQAARLDGVGEFEIVWRIVVPSAWPAIAAFSIFSVVAHWNDLYWPLIVVSDTKLATPPLGMMYFADSELGSNYGALAAGATIITAPLVIAFLIARRHFLAGITMTGIK
- a CDS encoding inositol monophosphatase family protein produces the protein MFIIAQLSDFHVRPHGRKAYGDIDTNAMFHDAIDAVLNLGPQPDCVVVSGDLTDCGLEEEYEIVAAGLARLPMPVFVIPGNHDRREQFIRSLRSRHRYLPSDGFINFVVDEFPVRLIFLDSVEVGQIHGTFCAARQQWLREVLAEGPSKPTVIIIHHPPFLVGADGMDELGISNATALNAIIKDHPDTERVLCGHYHRSITVRYAGTVGYVAPSTAHQVALDLRPGRGNRFIKEPPGFALHCWRPDMGISSHLVPIGDFGRPFDIAPDRDDPGTEERKSLPTLLWRAEAVVAEAAARLVAMQSTPLRTERKDGLDIVTEADLASEAIVVAGLKALTPGAGILAEESGASQGDNAARWIIDPLDGTINYAQGLPWFSVTVAYEVDGETKLGLINAPKIGLTARYLAGEGATIDGVPARVSTTRSLSDAVVSVILTSHFSPDEVQRTTRVIELLGKVARGVRIVVSGAFETTMVASGRLDGFVSLKADIVSHAAALPMVWAGGGKVTTLTGRPCSNDDLDKIASNGLIHEELLTLLRQALR
- a CDS encoding carbohydrate ABC transporter permease; protein product: MTTVAAQVTPLDAAPPAGRQRWVERFAGLGFAAPAFILLVLTNLAPLAALAFLSFTNYELGALDFSFVGFKNFGAALQDPVIRRSVTNTLLYVAIVVPGGVLISLLVAILIHQRKRTRSLYEVIYFLPVTSTLIAMATMWQFLLHPTLGLINQALKGLGFAETAFLSEPRLVIPTLAAIGIWQLVGFNMVLFLAGLSAIPRDLYEAVDIDGASHPIDRFLKVTWPMLGPTTMFVTVTTFITAFKIFDTVAVMTRGGPGGASEVLLYAIYLEGFQYFHMSYAATLTLVFLAFTLVFSVLQTFILDRRVHY